The genomic stretch ATTTTTGTCTTAAAACATTCGTTCTATTTTTGTCCTTTGGtcaaaattaaaactttttctttcaaaaatatattttttttcaattattatcTGTTTTTTTTCCCCTTACTTTTCTACCATTTTGACTCTCAAATCATTATAACCACTGCAATGACcactataattataatttttgcagttatataaaaaaaatataatggaAGAAAATGCAATTTTAgaagaaaatttttaattttgactaaATGATTAAAATAGAACTAAATAACATTGTTTGAGATAAAAATAAACGTCTTAATCGTTAAGAACAAAATTAGAACTTAGTCCAAAAGACGAAAACAATACTTTTAACCTTTTTAAATTGTTGAGATAAATTCAGGAAAAAGGAATCAAAGCTTGTTTGGTagaatcatatatatatatatatatatatatatatatatatataccctgCACTACACGAGTACAGAAAGAATCAAATAATTGTTTATCACACTACATGGATTGGGATTCAGTGGTTGTGACTTGAGCAAGAGAAGGAATTAACATTTTGCCAGAGAAAGAAGGGTAGGAGTATTTTCCAGTGAGAATTTGTGATGTAACATATTGATTTGCAGCCTCAGTGTAGTGTGTCCCGTCCCAACTCACATACACACTGCTATCATTGCAGCTCTTTGCTGTGACAATGGTCCCATTCAAGTTCTTTGTCGACCCACAAGTCACTCGTTCGTCGTAGTTCAATGGCGGACCTCCATATCCGCAACAAACCATAATAGGCTGTTGAAACCCTGCAAACAAACAATAACATAAATTGATGCCAGGAAAGAGATGCAAGTCAATAAAAGGACAGTCCGGTGTACAAACATCCCAAAAGGTGAAATGTACGCCGCCTAGCCTGATAATTAAACATTGGTGGCTGGTTCTGCGACTTGAACCGGTGACTTTGAGAAAAGTACTAACACTATGGCTCAAACACACCAATTAAATACTTTAATTACCATAATTGGAGTAGTTTGAAATGAGATTTGATTTAATGGTAAAGATATCAACATTTGTAACATTTGCATCTGGATATTGGCCATGCAATTTAGTGCATAAAGCTTGAAGCTGTAGATTAAAGGTTTTAGCCGCTTGGTTGTGCGAACTAACGCATCCTTGTTCATCAAGCTTGGACGAATCAGCGCCAAATTTGGCAATATTTTGAGCCAAGCATCCAAGAGGACCAGTGTTATGTATCCAGAAATTCCTAGCCCCTTGGTCATATAGTTTCTAGCACACACAAAAACATAGTGAAAGTTAATTTCATTAAGAAATCAAAGGAGCATCATCAAACCATTAAACCAACCTTGATTCCAGTTTCAAATTCCAATAGAATATTTGGAATTGAGGCAAGAACTTGGTCCAGTGTTTTCGAATAAAATGCACCAGCAAGATCGTTCTGGCCTATGTCGAACATATACAACCCCCTGTTGAAATAATCTTCAGCCGGGacatattttttgtatttctgACCTGTAACATTGTAGTGTCGACAATTTGAAAATGAACTAATAAATTGAGATACTTGAATCCCAAAGGAATTGTCATATACCTGCTGCAAGCAATTCAAGAACGCGAGCTTTGAACCGAATAAACTGAGATACTTGAATCCCGAAGGAGAATGGACATAAAGATGCTGCAGTGGCTGCAAGTATGGTTGAACCTGCTGCTGCAAAGTTGCAACCTTTCTGGAAGTTTGGCAAACCAATTGAATCCATGTAGGCATTCAAGAATGGCATGTGCATTGCATCCACTACAATAATCAACCAACATGAATAATGTTATGCGTATACATATATACTGTGTCCCCTTATACCTTAATATCAAATAGGATGTGTCAAGGTCCTAactatctaaaatttaaatttgagtaCTGAGACTTACTAGGATTAAATAGTGGAGTAAATGTACTTGAAGAACAAAGCATCtttttacaatttaaaaattcttAATCGGTCTCTAATCATCCAAGGCTCCTGACACATTATCATATTACTATTTATAGAGCCGCTTAAATGTTACTTGGATGATTGAGGACCTATTTTCAAATTGTGGAGGGACGCTTTGTCTTTTGGACAAATGGTTAAGACTTGAAAAATGCAGTTACTCTACCAAATACTAGTAGATTTTCGTTGATCATAAATATTTATGAGTAGTTCTCTTCATCAGATCCTAGTTCTATTCTCTCATTATCTGAATTACAAATCAAACTATCTTCCAACAGAAGTAACTAAACTCAcgtcacttgatttctttttattgCCATTACCACAGACGATACCTTTACTACTATTTATTCATAGTCTTGGCTTCATCAACTAAAGTTCAACCTACATTAACtgtaaatatataaattaaaaaggaaCATTATGATTATTGCAATAAATATAAGCAAGAAAATTCTATGAATGTAACAATGTTAGAAACTTACTTAGAAAGTCAACAATGAGACGACCATTGCAGAACCTCCCGGTTGAAGAAGCATTGAAGTAACTCTGTCCATAAGGTTGGATAAGTTGAAACCCCAACCCTGCAGCAAGATCACCTGTGTCGGAATTCGAGTCACCGAAGTTGAAAACAGCTGGATAACTCAAGTCAGAGGAATTTGCCACAACCAAAAAAATGCAATGTATGACAACTTTAAAAGCAACAACATTATAATTCTTAGAAGCCATGGCAAACTCTCACTTCTTGTGTGCAATGTTGCcctttatatatatgtgtgtgtgaaCCAACGTTTAGAAGCTTGCTTGTGATACTTGAAAAGCAACTGAAACTCCAAAAGGGAacctttgcttttctttttgtatTCATTACCATATGCCGTTCAAGAAAAACAAGTCTTGCGTATCACAGGATTTTATTGCTGCACCTAATCATGTCTTCCATCATCCTTTTGAAACTTAACAATTATAACTAGGTAAATTCTATGGTGCCTATAATTTGATGTCTAACTTTTGCCTAACTTACTTTTTATGGTAACTTttgaatatttaataattatttacttttatacttttaaaattaaatattaatttttaactctttttaataaattagacaAATACTTTTAGATACCATAGCAATCACCAACTAACTAATATTCCCATAAGAATTTAAGAAGTGTGGAAAGTTTTCACATGTTCCAATACACTTTACTGGAACTAAGCTATTCCACCTTTATAAGCCGTCCAttaaatgattaaaaaaaacGGATGAGATAGATTGAGCGGGGTTTAGTGGTAATTGGACATATTAGAGTTGAGTGATCCTAGGTAGTCAaagaataattataatatagAAATATTATgtaaaaacttttattttcgCAAGTGATGTACACCTCCTTATCACCTACAATTTTGTTGTATGTTTCGAGTCATTAATGttcttttcaaatttcagtTTCTCCCAAATCAAATCCTTAACATCTCTCAATCACATTATTATCCATTAAAATGCAATAATTCTCTGCAAAAATTATAgaagttaaattaaaaatttttaacaacttctactatataatttatattttacatatagactattaaaaaaaataaaatataaacaaaaattaaaaaataaatttttaaaaataattatgaactcgtcatattaaaatcaataaataagcatacatacgaatattaaataaaaatattaaaataattaaaatcatgacCTATTAGTACACATATGAGATAATTTGAAGAATACAATAAGATgtatagtttaaaatttgataatattaattataaaaatttattaattatagacatcatatatatgaaattatgaatattatgaGTGTTATGTGTATGAATTTATGGATGTTATGGATATTATTAATATGAAAGTATGGATGTTATGTGTATGAATTTATGGATGTTATGAGTAAATATatcaattgaataaattaatttaagaatttgacattttttaaatttaattatgataaaatttaaaaacatctGTGTTAATTTTATAGTTACTTATGCAAGAACTATAAAAAGATATATGTATAGAtgtaatatctaataaacatgaatttaatttttagatgttAGTTGTATGTAATTATGGATGTTATGTATATAAATGTATGAATGTTATGTGTATGAACTTAGTTAGtacaatataattataaatgcacataaaaacacaaaaaatataatcaGTTTATTACCATACCTTATCAAAGCTAGTATAGTTTtccatattttcgaaaattgattGAATGACAATAACCTCGTCGGGTGAGTCTATCTGTTGTTCAAATTCTTCAACACTTTTTACCATAGGTACCGTATTAAGGTAGAATTCAAATGTCATACTATTTGTAATGATAAAGTTGATTTCTTGTAAAATTTCTTAACCTATTCTAATTGTGCTTGCAATAGTATTAGAGTTGtgaattttgaataaaaataattgaattaacGGAAACAAAACCATATTAGGGTAGCTTTCAGATTTTGTATCTCTCCGTTGAATGATGATAAATGActtaacaaaaacagaaaattaattacaataaagatcgataatgataataataataataataataataataataataataaaacaaaaagtgttTAAGATAATAATCAACTACAATTATTGAATTTATGTGATATTATCATATCTCCATTAGGCAAAGGAGCAGAGCAAGAATCAATTACAATGATAAATCATAAAcgttattaattattattattattaatccttattatattcttaaatataaaaatcaaattatggAATATTAAGTATTGATTACAAGAATGCCTAGTAGTAAGGAATatgatattataattaatatcattaataagtggagttgataaaaatataataagtaGAATGATAAGAGAGTTGgctaaaaaataaaactgtTATTAAATGATGTAAATGAAGTATATTATGAAAAGTTTTGGCAAATTATGGTTGAAACTTTTTGGTTACCAAACTTTTTTCCATTAGAGTTTTCGTACTCAACTTTGCTTAGACTATAAGCAGCATTCATTAGATATCGTTTGTCCTCAGCAGACTTGAATTGAGACATAAAATTAGCGGTTATATGCCAGACACAATAAGTATAAAATGCTCTAGGAGGTCACCAGCCGCTGTCGTTAGCTTTCAGTGCAGTCTTGATCGCTTGGAATCTGCCAAAAATAATCAACAGTCCATCCTGTTGGGTCACATGTCGTCTCAAATTAGTAAAAAAGAAAGACCAGGATTTGGTACTCTCAGACTCGACAATTGCAAAAGCAACAAGAAGAATGTTGTTGTTACCATCTTGTGTTACTGTAATAAGCAAAACACCACTGTATTTGTCATACAAATGCGTGCCATCAACAGAGATGAATGGCTTGCAATGCTTGAATGCCTCCACAGGCAGGGAAGACCCAGAAAACATCAAATATGCTACAGTCGCACACCATAAGGTGTCCATCATAGTACGGTACGGCTTTGAACTCACATATTGTTTCGGGACAACAACTCTGCAGTGCTTGCAACAACCTAGACACCTTATTGTATGACTCCTCTCAATCGTCGTATATCTACGCAATTGTCTTTTGCTTTGTCATCCAGATCTCTCTAtacaaaaatttgaagtgaTAGCTTTGCCTAACTGCACCTTGTAGTACAAGGATATTAATGGATGGGTTGGACTATATCAATGACAAGATAACATGGCAGATAAGGCCGCTGTCCAACTATCGATGGTCTTGAGACATAGTTGGTGTTAAACACGTGTGCGCTCCTCCAACCCTACAGACTTCCTTAACGAAATAACACATACATGGTTCGCATTTACACAAAGTATAACAGTGATAAATGATATTAATTACACCACAATTAAACGAGGCCTCACCAATATCCAAAATTCTGTCGGAGGGCAACACGGAGACTCCACGGGCATCCAGCTGCATATTGCCGGCAATGAATATGGTACTTTAATCAGTCCGACTCCATTACTCGGTACTCAACACTTCTGTGATTGCTGTAGTTCTTCACACCCTACATCACTGCATGTCTACTTTTGAATTTGTGGCCAACTCGAAACTCAACATTACCGTCTAAGTTTGTAATCATCTTCACCATATTGAAAAACAGAGTTTTCTCATGCATTGCATCCAGATCCAGCGTGTGATAGTGACTCGGTACAGTTGATAAGGCTGGAATCAGTTGTGGGAAAGGAAGAAGATGTCAAACTGATATCTCCACCAGCATCTTGGGTACAAACTCCTCCTCGTCATTTTCAGAATAACCACTATCATGGTTATCCGCAACATACTCCTCGTTGGATTCCTCACCATCCACGTCAATGTCTTCCACTGGACTCGCAATGTGCATCAGTGGTGGTGCAAGAAGTGGGTCATCCTGCATGAAATTCGAGTGGCCAGATCCACCGCCACCAACATCACCGACCTTCGCAGAAAGCTTCATAACTTGTGCCGCCATGATTCTCCCATGGATGTCAAACATAAGCCGCACATGCTCATTGCCATTGACTCAAAACAGACGAAATCGGAAAATTCCATTTTCCATCGGTGCTAGCAACCTATATCCACTCTTCCTATCTCTTTTCTTCTGCTACCACCAATGCTACTTAATATCAGACTTTTCAACTCGGACAAAGAACTAACTCGCTGGGTGCGCAACAGAATGGAATTACCACACTCAAATATGACTTTGGTGTCACTGTTTCTCATACGACAACTAGGATACACACTTACAATCACATATCCATCACCACTAGAGATATTTGTGTAAAATATAAAAGGTTGCACATCCTTTATAGCTGCTGAAAATTTGTCATaatgtatctcgtttacactgtaaacgttATAATTATTCATGTATTTCGTTTACAGTGTATACAATCATCTCATTTACaccataaataaaataaacatgtCTTGTGTTTTCTGCCTTATctcatttacagtgtaaacgagatatttacattcttattttatttacacTATAAATGAGACAAAGGATAAGTACATTTtgataaaaatactaaaaatcatatattttaataaataaaatatttattttatttttttataaaaaaatcctTTTTTCTGGTTATCTTTAATTTCAATACGAATGAAATTTatataacaaaagaaaaagactaaaTTACCTATCCTAATCTAATCCTAACTCTCTCTTTTGCTTTTCCGTCTTCCTCATTTTAAGTTGAAACTAAACCCTAGCGGAGGCACTTTTTCTCTTTTCCAAATTTATGAAGGCTCCACCAGTGTCGGTGCCGCCTCACCGTCCATTTGAGTTTTCATGACCACGGTGCGCCTAATTCTAGaaagaaaattcacttcgatcCCTTTTTCTTCGCATTTGTGTTCTATCATCCCAGTTCTCATCACCATAGCTTCGCAGCATCCATTACATCTCACCTCGATTCACCGTCACTGCATGCTTGCTGTCGTTGTCGTGCTTCTGGCCAAATCCTTCTCGTCGTGTGCTCGTGTCTGGCTGCTTGTGCATCTCTCGCCTCCACGTCTGCTCAAGTTGTGCTTCCTGCTTGTGTCGTCACCGCACCTCCCTTGCCTCTCTTCCTCCTTGTGTCTCATTAATAACAATCAAAGAGAGTTTAATTTTTCTTCTGCAATCCTGTCTATCTTTTTCAAGTACAAGATCTTCTTTAGGTAAGGATTTGGGTTAAGGATGCCTCAAGTATTTTCATGAAATATTTATGTATCTATGATTGTTTGACATCTCTATTGTAGAAATCTAGGTATTCatctatatttttctttgatactttttttttatatttttgttttttttaagtTCTGTGTGTTGTGAGTTATTGGCATGAGGGTTTGTGTTAGGTTTGAAAAATTGCGTCAAATAGTTATGTCATATTTGGTAAATGATAAAAATGGTGGCTAAGTTTTATAAAGTTACTTGCAAATATATGTTAATGATTTTTATTGACAGCAATGAAATATATGACATATGATGTAGTTTATGGTattgatttatttattactATTGT from Arachis stenosperma cultivar V10309 chromosome 9, arast.V10309.gnm1.PFL2, whole genome shotgun sequence encodes the following:
- the LOC130951716 gene encoding GDSL esterase/lipase At1g54790, translated to MASKNYNVVAFKVVIHCIFLVVANSSDLSYPAVFNFGDSNSDTGDLAAGLGFQLIQPYGQSYFNASSTGRFCNGRLIVDFLMDAMHMPFLNAYMDSIGLPNFQKGCNFAAAGSTILAATAASLCPFSFGIQVSQFIRFKARVLELLAAGQKYKKYVPAEDYFNRGLYMFDIGQNDLAGAFYSKTLDQVLASIPNILLEFETGIKKLYDQGARNFWIHNTGPLGCLAQNIAKFGADSSKLDEQGCVSSHNQAAKTFNLQLQALCTKLHGQYPDANVTNVDIFTIKSNLISNYSNYGFQQPIMVCCGYGGPPLNYDERVTCGSTKNLNGTIVTAKSCNDSSVYVSWDGTHYTEAANQYVTSQILTGKYSYPSFSGKMLIPSLAQVTTTESQSM